The following proteins are co-located in the Abditibacteriaceae bacterium genome:
- a CDS encoding thioredoxin-like domain-containing protein has translation MKRVLSFALGLGAVGVALALSFGKSQVPASAQGSVADAFGMGAPAAKAAPEFPADAKWLNTAKPLSLRALRGKIVLLDFWTYGCINCIHILPDLKKLERKYPNELVVIGVHSAKFENENNPANIRNAMLRYNIEHPVVVDKDQRIWDSFGVNAWPSFVVLDATGKTALVTAGEGQFNALDKAISQQIAGAKRAGKLNATPLKFALEAAQTENTDLWFPGKVLAAGNRIFIADSNHNRIVITDKNGETEAVVGSGEAGLKDGAFDEATFRNPHGMALDGDTLYVADTENHAIRALDLKAGTVSTIAGNGKQAAWRSQGGVGTKAELASPWDVLKFDRTLYIAMAGPHQIWSLNLDNKATKPFAGSGREARLDGSAKEAALAQPSGLATDGKTLFFADSESSSIRGADLKTGAVRTFAGGSENPQDLFAFGDIDGRGTKARLQHPLAVEFHEGKLFVADTYNNKIKTLDVATGEIKTFAGTTEAGKADGAFAAARFYEPGGLSLDGDRLLVADTNNQQIRVLDLKARTVSTLKLSDVPAALPAEPLRAVKPQRDDAIALPKVVLSPNANGDLLFDAKLPAGYKLTEGAQQKFFARVEGNGAELAMVKTKFGLPMRLPLRTGASGSGAVVVNSTIYYCTDSNGVCKVKSLRYRIPFEVGANGQTRIALAPKL, from the coding sequence ATGAAACGTGTTCTTTCTTTTGCGTTAGGGCTAGGCGCTGTGGGTGTGGCGTTGGCACTTTCTTTCGGTAAGTCTCAAGTTCCGGCCAGCGCGCAAGGCTCGGTCGCCGATGCTTTCGGCATGGGCGCGCCTGCAGCCAAGGCAGCGCCCGAATTTCCTGCTGATGCGAAATGGCTTAACACCGCGAAACCGCTGTCGCTGCGCGCGTTGCGTGGCAAAATCGTGCTTCTCGATTTTTGGACTTACGGTTGCATTAATTGCATTCACATTTTGCCCGACTTGAAAAAGCTGGAGCGCAAATATCCGAACGAGCTTGTCGTTATCGGCGTGCATTCGGCGAAGTTTGAAAACGAAAACAATCCAGCCAACATTCGCAACGCAATGCTGCGTTACAACATCGAGCATCCGGTTGTTGTCGATAAAGATCAGCGTATCTGGGACTCGTTCGGCGTTAATGCGTGGCCGAGTTTTGTCGTTCTCGACGCGACAGGCAAAACCGCGCTTGTTACGGCGGGCGAAGGCCAGTTCAACGCGCTCGACAAGGCGATTTCGCAGCAAATCGCTGGTGCTAAACGCGCGGGAAAGCTCAATGCAACGCCGTTGAAGTTTGCGCTGGAAGCCGCGCAAACCGAAAACACCGACTTGTGGTTTCCCGGCAAAGTCCTCGCGGCGGGCAATCGCATTTTTATCGCCGATTCCAACCACAACCGCATTGTCATCACCGACAAAAACGGCGAGACGGAAGCCGTTGTCGGCAGCGGCGAAGCAGGGCTGAAAGATGGCGCGTTCGATGAAGCCACGTTTCGCAATCCGCACGGTATGGCGCTCGATGGCGACACGCTTTATGTCGCCGATACCGAGAATCATGCGATTCGCGCTCTCGATTTGAAGGCCGGAACCGTGTCGACGATTGCGGGCAATGGCAAGCAGGCCGCATGGCGTTCGCAGGGTGGCGTCGGAACAAAAGCGGAATTGGCGTCGCCGTGGGATGTGCTCAAATTCGACCGTACTCTTTACATCGCGATGGCCGGGCCGCACCAGATTTGGTCGCTGAATCTCGATAACAAAGCGACGAAACCTTTTGCCGGTTCCGGAAGGGAAGCGCGCCTCGATGGCAGCGCAAAAGAAGCGGCGCTCGCGCAGCCTTCGGGTTTGGCAACCGATGGCAAAACACTCTTCTTCGCCGACAGCGAAAGCAGTTCGATTCGCGGCGCAGATTTGAAGACCGGAGCAGTGAGAACCTTCGCCGGTGGCAGCGAAAATCCGCAGGACTTGTTTGCTTTCGGCGACATCGATGGGCGCGGCACCAAAGCGCGCTTACAGCATCCGCTCGCCGTTGAATTTCACGAAGGCAAGTTGTTTGTGGCCGACACCTACAACAACAAAATTAAAACGCTCGATGTGGCAACGGGAGAAATTAAAACCTTTGCGGGTACGACTGAAGCGGGCAAAGCCGATGGCGCATTTGCAGCAGCACGCTTTTACGAACCCGGCGGCTTGAGTCTCGATGGCGACCGGCTGCTTGTGGCCGACACCAATAATCAGCAGATACGCGTGTTGGATTTAAAAGCCCGTACTGTTTCGACCTTGAAACTCAGTGATGTTCCGGCTGCTCTGCCCGCCGAACCGCTGCGCGCCGTCAAGCCGCAACGCGACGACGCGATTGCCTTACCGAAAGTCGTGCTGTCACCAAATGCGAACGGCGATTTGCTGTTCGACGCGAAACTCCCTGCAGGTTATAAGCTCACTGAAGGCGCGCAGCAGAAGTTCTTCGCGCGCGTTGAAGGCAATGGTGCCGAACTGGCGATGGTCAAAACCAAATTTGGCTTACCAATGCGTTTGCCACTGCGAACCGGCGCGAGCGGAAGCGGCGCGGTTGTAGTGAACAGCACAATTTACTACTGCACCGATTCCAACGGCGTGTGCAAAGTGAAAAGCCTGCGCTATCGAATTCCGTTTGAAGTCGGCGCGAACGGTCAAACACGCATCGCGCTTGCACCGAAACTGTAA
- a CDS encoding ROK family protein gives MANHFVSVDVGGTKILGAVVSETGRIVVRHKEKTDRRSKKRLVEQICEVIESCLKAADLSRADIAGIALGVPGVVDGRSGHVVLTPNAPLSDTPLGQTLRVHFGLPVAVGNDASLGILGEQWRGAARRADSAFGIFVGTGIGGGLIIGGKLIDGFRGLGGEIGHLMVPLGADEIAGMLTRKHLFLEDLCSRTAIENQLRHAIQKDGKKTVLTEIIGDKKLERIRSGALKEALRRKDPLVTDVMRRSSYLLGLATASVLHVVDPEIIIFGGGVIEACGDFMLPLIEKTAHKVAMPGTGRPLQIVRSELGDDAILYGGVALLKSVEPHLFAAPVVPKLPAAKGRTRKIPAAKMDKPLK, from the coding sequence ATGGCGAATCATTTTGTCTCGGTTGATGTCGGTGGCACTAAAATTCTGGGCGCTGTCGTCAGCGAAACGGGCCGCATCGTGGTTCGCCACAAGGAAAAAACCGATCGACGCTCCAAGAAACGGCTTGTCGAGCAAATTTGTGAAGTCATCGAAAGCTGTCTCAAAGCCGCCGATTTAAGCCGCGCCGATATTGCCGGCATCGCGCTCGGCGTGCCCGGCGTTGTCGATGGACGCAGCGGTCACGTTGTTCTCACGCCCAACGCGCCGCTTTCCGACACGCCGCTCGGCCAAACTTTGCGCGTGCATTTCGGGCTTCCCGTCGCTGTGGGCAACGATGCCAGTCTGGGCATTCTGGGCGAACAGTGGCGCGGAGCCGCGCGCCGCGCCGATTCGGCGTTCGGCATTTTCGTCGGAACCGGCATCGGCGGTGGTCTCATTATTGGTGGAAAACTCATCGATGGCTTTCGCGGTTTGGGCGGCGAAATCGGGCACTTGATGGTTCCGCTCGGCGCTGACGAAATCGCCGGAATGCTGACGCGCAAGCACTTGTTTCTCGAAGACTTGTGTTCTCGTACTGCGATTGAAAATCAGCTTCGTCACGCGATTCAAAAGGACGGTAAGAAAACGGTTCTCACCGAAATCATCGGCGATAAGAAACTGGAGCGCATTCGTTCGGGCGCGTTGAAAGAAGCCCTGCGCCGCAAAGACCCGCTTGTTACCGACGTAATGCGGCGTTCGAGTTATTTGCTCGGTCTGGCGACTGCCAGCGTTTTGCACGTCGTTGACCCGGAAATTATTATTTTCGGCGGCGGCGTCATCGAAGCGTGCGGCGATTTCATGCTGCCACTCATTGAGAAAACCGCGCACAAAGTCGCCATGCCCGGAACGGGAAGGCCACTGCAAATCGTGCGCAGCGAACTGGGTGACGATGCGATTCTCTATGGCGGCGTCGCTCTGCTGAAAAGCGTCGAGCCGCATTTGTTTGCCGCACCCGTTGTGCCCAAGTTACCCGCTGCCAAAGGGCGCACCCGAAAAATTCCCGCTGCCAAAATGGACAAACCGCTGAAATAA
- the ppk1 gene encoding polyphosphate kinase 1 translates to MRKRSASAKETTKPAKPKAASAKVVRDLSRPEFFLNRELSWLEFNGRVLEEAQDPSNPVLERLKFLTIVSSNLDEFFEIRVAGLQQQAEAQPGVCGPDGLTASKTLDAIATRVRRLVRDQYKCLREGVLPDLAASGIDLLTVDELSPRAQKWATEYFEREVFPVLTPLAIDPAHPFPQLLNKSLNLAVVLHIPNSPGELDGLRHDGNHEDTRFGVVQVPRVLPRLVALPTAVSPSGRKVYVFQSSIISANIGRLFPGLAVEGCYSFRVTRNGELYLDEDEADNLLEAMREQLQQRRRGDAVRLEVQRGCDPAVVEMLLHTFDLEPIDLYEVDGPVNLPRLMAVYSGEKRPDLKDPPFVTAKPHALEDAENAEEFFAAIRHEDTLLHHPYDSFKSTVDFVRRASEDPNVLAIKQTLYRAGGDSPIVRALMRAAENGKQVTALVELKARFDEENNIAWARAMEQAGVHVLYGLVGLKTHCKMCLVVRREGNEMRRYCHLGTGNYNAVTARLYTDIGLLTARADIAEDMAKIFNLLTGMSQFPGLAKLKMAPFGLRDWFVEKIERETAQAKKLKRAGVKPENDAVRPRIVAKMNALVDPRVIEALYRASQAGVQVQLIVRGVCCLRPGIPGVSENVEVRSIIDRFLEHARIFYFANGGEEEFYCGSADWMPRNFFRRVEVMFPVEDERLKRRLKDEILSAQLADNVKARLIQSDGSHVRAKRDAARDEKPFRSQKWLVRHTAEERAHAVPHDFLDARMAAAPESDFPLQPRPAPQLIAPHATDGRAGTQNDPVLQSLAAEGERETRDDREPRSAERAETESERPITTVISEEAPPVDASDSEKSRRAVKSTRK, encoded by the coding sequence ATGAGAAAACGTTCCGCCAGCGCGAAAGAAACGACCAAACCGGCAAAGCCCAAAGCGGCGAGCGCTAAAGTCGTGCGCGATTTAAGCCGTCCCGAATTCTTCCTCAATCGCGAGCTTTCGTGGCTGGAATTTAATGGCCGCGTGCTCGAAGAAGCGCAGGATCCGAGCAATCCGGTTCTCGAACGCCTCAAATTCCTCACCATCGTTTCGAGCAACCTCGACGAGTTTTTTGAAATTCGTGTCGCGGGTTTGCAGCAACAAGCCGAAGCGCAACCGGGCGTTTGCGGCCCCGATGGTTTAACAGCTTCAAAAACTCTCGACGCCATCGCCACGCGCGTGCGCCGTTTGGTGCGCGACCAATACAAGTGCTTGCGCGAAGGCGTTTTGCCCGACCTGGCCGCAAGCGGCATCGACCTGCTGACGGTCGATGAGCTTTCGCCACGCGCCCAAAAGTGGGCCACAGAATACTTCGAGCGCGAAGTTTTTCCGGTTCTCACGCCGCTCGCAATTGATCCGGCGCATCCGTTTCCGCAGCTTCTCAATAAAAGCCTCAACCTCGCGGTTGTGCTGCATATTCCCAATAGCCCCGGCGAACTCGACGGCTTGCGGCACGACGGCAATCACGAAGACACGCGTTTTGGTGTTGTTCAGGTGCCGCGCGTTTTGCCGCGTCTGGTGGCCTTGCCGACAGCGGTTTCACCTTCGGGCCGCAAGGTTTATGTTTTCCAAAGCAGCATTATTTCGGCGAATATCGGACGGCTTTTTCCTGGCCTCGCCGTCGAAGGCTGCTATTCATTCCGCGTCACGCGCAACGGCGAACTTTATCTCGATGAAGACGAAGCCGATAACCTGCTGGAAGCGATGCGCGAGCAGTTGCAGCAGCGGCGGCGCGGTGATGCGGTGCGACTCGAAGTGCAGCGCGGCTGCGATCCGGCGGTTGTCGAAATGCTGTTACACACTTTCGATTTGGAGCCGATTGATTTGTACGAAGTCGATGGCCCCGTCAATTTGCCGCGCTTGATGGCGGTTTATTCCGGCGAAAAGCGGCCCGATCTGAAAGACCCGCCGTTTGTCACCGCCAAGCCACACGCTTTGGAAGACGCCGAAAACGCCGAGGAATTCTTCGCCGCGATTCGTCACGAAGACACGCTTTTGCATCATCCGTATGACAGCTTTAAAAGTACGGTCGATTTCGTGCGTCGTGCCTCGGAAGACCCGAATGTGCTGGCGATTAAACAAACGCTTTATCGCGCGGGCGGCGATTCCCCGATTGTGCGCGCCCTGATGCGCGCGGCGGAAAACGGCAAGCAAGTGACGGCGTTGGTGGAACTGAAAGCGCGCTTCGATGAAGAAAACAACATCGCGTGGGCGCGTGCGATGGAACAAGCGGGCGTTCACGTTTTGTATGGCCTTGTCGGGTTAAAAACGCACTGCAAAATGTGCCTTGTGGTGCGCCGCGAAGGCAACGAAATGCGGCGCTACTGCCATCTGGGAACCGGCAACTACAACGCGGTAACTGCGCGGCTTTACACCGACATCGGTTTGCTCACCGCACGCGCCGACATCGCCGAAGATATGGCGAAAATCTTCAACTTGCTCACCGGAATGAGCCAATTTCCCGGCCTTGCCAAATTGAAGATGGCGCCATTTGGTTTGCGCGATTGGTTCGTCGAGAAAATCGAGCGTGAAACCGCGCAAGCGAAGAAGTTAAAACGCGCGGGCGTAAAGCCGGAAAACGATGCCGTTCGACCGCGCATTGTGGCGAAGATGAATGCGCTTGTCGATCCGCGCGTAATTGAAGCGCTTTATCGCGCGTCGCAAGCGGGCGTTCAGGTGCAGCTTATTGTGCGTGGTGTTTGCTGCTTGCGCCCCGGGATTCCCGGCGTTTCGGAGAACGTCGAAGTACGGTCGATTATCGACCGATTCCTCGAACATGCGCGCATTTTCTACTTCGCCAACGGCGGCGAAGAAGAGTTTTATTGCGGCAGCGCCGACTGGATGCCGCGCAACTTTTTCCGCCGCGTTGAAGTGATGTTTCCCGTCGAAGACGAACGCCTCAAGCGCCGCTTGAAAGATGAAATTCTGTCGGCGCAGTTGGCCGATAACGTCAAAGCACGCTTGATTCAAAGCGACGGCTCGCACGTTCGCGCCAAACGCGACGCGGCGCGCGACGAAAAACCGTTTCGTTCACAGAAGTGGCTGGTGCGCCACACGGCAGAAGAACGCGCGCACGCTGTCCCACACGATTTCCTTGATGCGCGCATGGCCGCCGCGCCCGAAAGCGACTTTCCCTTACAGCCACGCCCCGCGCCGCAGCTTATTGCGCCGCACGCAACCGATGGCCGCGCCGGAACGCAGAATGACCCGGTTTTGCAAAGCCTCGCTGCCGAAGGCGAGCGCGAAACGCGTGATGACCGTGAACCGCGTTCCGCCGAGCGCGCCGAAACCGAAAGCGAACGCCCGATTACAACCGTTATCAGCGAAGAAGCGCCGCCTGTTGATGCAAGCGATAGCGAAAAATCGCGCCGCGCCGTAAAATCAACGCGCAAATAA
- the nadA gene encoding quinolinate synthase NadA, with amino-acid sequence MATLQLQGELQSAFTKIQQPFEGAWTGHISMESGAQLQVPLPPKYEAMSEDEIVAAIADAKAKLGNKLVILGHHYQREEVIRWADFRGDSFKLCKDAAARPEADYIIFCGVHFMAESADILSAPHQKVILPDLHAGCSMADMADIDQVEEAWDSLLEACDGQKIIPITYMNSAANLKAFVGRNGGAVCTSSNAKKIMDWALAPESEGGAGGTKLLFFPDQHLGRNTAVLEMGFSLDDCVVWDPFVDNGGQTDEALRAARILLWKGHCSVHGTFLPIHIDNVRKKYPGIHVVVHPECTYEVVIKADSYGSTEKIRNIIEAGKPGDAFAIGTEINLVNRLALEHPDKTVVCVNPNVCVCSTMYRVDGPHLLWVLDNLLEGKVVNQIVVPEPTATEAKLSLQRMLDIA; translated from the coding sequence ATGGCGACATTGCAATTGCAGGGCGAACTTCAGAGCGCGTTCACCAAGATTCAGCAGCCTTTCGAGGGCGCGTGGACGGGCCACATCTCAATGGAAAGCGGCGCGCAGTTGCAAGTGCCGTTGCCTCCCAAATACGAAGCGATGAGCGAAGACGAAATCGTCGCCGCCATCGCCGATGCCAAAGCGAAACTCGGCAATAAGCTCGTGATTTTGGGCCATCATTACCAGCGCGAAGAAGTGATTCGCTGGGCCGATTTTCGCGGCGATTCCTTCAAGCTGTGTAAAGATGCCGCCGCGCGTCCCGAAGCGGATTACATCATTTTCTGCGGCGTGCATTTCATGGCCGAAAGCGCCGATATTCTTTCGGCTCCGCACCAGAAAGTAATCCTTCCCGATCTTCATGCCGGTTGCTCGATGGCCGATATGGCCGACATCGACCAAGTGGAAGAAGCGTGGGATTCTCTGCTAGAAGCGTGCGACGGCCAGAAGATTATTCCGATTACCTACATGAACTCGGCGGCGAACCTTAAAGCGTTCGTGGGGCGCAATGGCGGCGCGGTTTGCACTTCGAGCAACGCCAAGAAAATCATGGATTGGGCGCTGGCACCTGAAAGCGAAGGCGGCGCGGGCGGCACCAAGCTGTTATTCTTCCCCGACCAGCATCTGGGCCGCAACACAGCCGTTCTGGAAATGGGCTTCTCGCTCGATGATTGCGTTGTCTGGGACCCGTTCGTTGATAACGGCGGCCAGACCGACGAAGCATTGCGCGCCGCGCGCATTCTATTGTGGAAAGGCCATTGTTCGGTTCACGGCACGTTCTTGCCGATTCACATCGACAACGTACGGAAGAAATATCCGGGCATTCATGTTGTCGTTCATCCCGAATGCACTTACGAAGTTGTGATTAAAGCTGATTCGTATGGCTCGACCGAGAAAATCCGCAACATCATCGAAGCTGGTAAGCCGGGCGACGCGTTCGCGATTGGAACGGAAATCAACCTCGTGAATCGTTTGGCGTTGGAGCACCCCGACAAAACTGTCGTTTGCGTGAATCCGAATGTGTGCGTTTGCTCCACGATGTATCGCGTCGATGGCCCGCACTTGCTCTGGGTTCTCGATAACCTGTTGGAAGGCAAAGTCGTCAACCAGATCGTTGTCCCCGAACCAACGGCAACAGAAGCCAAACTTTCGCTGCAGCGAATGCTCGACATCGCTTAA
- the yidD gene encoding membrane protein insertion efficiency factor YidD yields MTTPIAVAAISRYQHLISPRKGWACAYRVHRGGLSCSEWIKRAIARRGVRVGALLARRRFARCKAAHEEHKAKQRKAKRDYNSCDVSSLPFDCCCYAPQIGEALGTVECASCACIPFV; encoded by the coding sequence ATGACGACACCCATTGCTGTCGCAGCTATCAGCAGATATCAACACCTGATTTCACCGCGCAAAGGCTGGGCGTGCGCCTACCGCGTACATCGCGGCGGCCTTTCCTGTTCCGAATGGATTAAACGCGCGATTGCAAGGCGCGGCGTGCGCGTTGGGGCTTTGCTGGCGCGCCGCCGATTCGCCCGTTGCAAAGCGGCACACGAGGAGCACAAAGCAAAACAACGGAAAGCGAAAAGGGATTACAACAGTTGCGATGTGTCGTCTTTGCCCTTCGATTGCTGCTGCTACGCGCCACAAATCGGGGAAGCTCTAGGAACTGTCGAGTGCGCGTCTTGCGCCTGCATTCCTTTCGTGTAA
- a CDS encoding DUF1559 domain-containing protein codes for MKRRAFTLIELLVVIAIIAILAAILFPVFARARENARRSSCQSNLKQIGLGITQYTQDYDERLPRNDSGANNQTWIDSLQPYIKSDQVFVCPSDTAPYASLASGRRTSYSINQLYFSNSGQNLFEANVMPPASIAAIEDSAGTIGVGDSTGYYQVQGSNPPVAAVSTTSPRTLNVGGTGSFSERHLETANWLFMDGHVKALRLDKVVVNPSAGVYSMFTRTSD; via the coding sequence ATGAAACGTCGCGCATTTACTTTAATAGAACTTCTCGTCGTAATCGCCATTATTGCAATCCTTGCGGCGATTTTGTTCCCTGTTTTTGCTCGCGCTCGCGAAAACGCCCGGCGTTCCAGCTGCCAGAGTAACTTAAAGCAAATCGGGCTGGGCATCACGCAGTACACGCAGGATTACGACGAACGTTTGCCACGCAATGATAGTGGTGCAAATAACCAGACCTGGATTGATTCTCTCCAGCCATATATTAAAAGCGACCAGGTCTTCGTGTGTCCTTCCGATACGGCACCTTACGCATCACTCGCCAGTGGCCGCAGAACATCGTATAGCATCAATCAGTTGTATTTCTCCAATTCAGGACAGAATCTGTTTGAAGCGAACGTCATGCCCCCAGCGTCTATAGCGGCGATTGAAGACAGTGCAGGAACAATTGGCGTCGGCGACAGCACGGGCTACTATCAGGTTCAGGGCAGCAATCCTCCCGTTGCGGCTGTCTCGACGACATCGCCGCGGACACTTAATGTCGGTGGGACAGGGTCTTTCAGTGAGCGCCATCTCGAAACAGCGAACTGGCTTTTCATGGATGGTCATGTCAAGGCGCTTCGACTCGATAAGGTTGTTGTCAATCCGTCAGCGGGCGTTTATTCGATGTTCACGCGCACCAGCGACTGA
- a CDS encoding site-specific DNA-methyltransferase yields the protein MTPIITLLNAVTRVDAKPEEKKKPAPTTDILHGDCLDILPCLPAECARLVVADPPYYNVLKQNWDTQWNGEEAYLEWSMQWMEAAMRTLVPGGLLYCFGQTGKREHVFLHLMSRATEVWNYHDLLIWDRVVGYNERGDSFTPAYEMILVLRKEGPSYFNKDAVREPYDRATREKYARDKRYKDRAARLKHLNKGKKATNLWSLPSLKGASKEKCGHPSQKPEKLIERIVKSSSKRGELIIDPFLGSGTTAFITQKHKRSCIGIEQDARYIAMARARLSP from the coding sequence ATGACGCCCATCATCACACTCCTCAATGCAGTCACACGCGTCGATGCTAAACCGGAAGAAAAGAAAAAACCGGCTCCGACAACCGACATTTTGCACGGCGATTGCCTCGATATCTTGCCCTGCCTACCCGCCGAATGCGCGCGGCTGGTGGTCGCTGACCCACCGTATTACAACGTGTTGAAGCAAAACTGGGACACGCAGTGGAACGGCGAAGAAGCGTACCTCGAATGGTCGATGCAATGGATGGAAGCCGCGATGCGAACGCTTGTTCCCGGCGGATTACTTTATTGCTTCGGACAAACCGGCAAGCGTGAACACGTCTTTCTTCATCTCATGTCGCGTGCGACCGAAGTCTGGAATTACCACGACTTGCTCATCTGGGACCGCGTTGTGGGCTATAACGAGCGCGGCGATAGTTTCACGCCCGCCTACGAAATGATCCTCGTGCTTCGCAAAGAAGGCCCGTCTTATTTCAATAAAGACGCGGTCCGTGAGCCTTACGACCGCGCGACTCGCGAGAAATACGCGCGCGACAAGCGCTACAAGGACCGCGCCGCGCGCTTGAAGCATTTGAACAAAGGCAAGAAAGCGACGAACCTGTGGAGCCTGCCTTCGCTCAAAGGTGCATCGAAGGAAAAATGCGGTCATCCCTCGCAAAAGCCGGAAAAGCTCATCGAGCGCATCGTCAAAAGCAGCAGCAAGCGCGGCGAACTGATTATCGATCCGTTTCTCGGTAGCGGCACAACAGCATTTATTACCCAGAAGCACAAGCGCAGTTGCATTGGCATTGAGCAAGACGCGCGTTATATCGCAATGGCCCGCGCACGCCTCTCGCCGTAG
- a CDS encoding GerMN domain-containing protein → MKNKYAVALLSMVLVGQSPLLARQSPRAKSQKVRVYLVMLGDNGKNGKRFGCEDSLVPVTRAIAPTQTPLRAALQELLLMPPTSSSNPALSNYWKGRNLRVQSVSLHRGLATIHISGDIYVAGICDQPRILSQIEATVRQFKSVKKVRVFLDNRPLAEAIS, encoded by the coding sequence ATGAAAAATAAATACGCCGTTGCACTGCTCTCCATGGTTCTTGTCGGCCAATCACCGCTGTTGGCCCGACAAAGTCCCCGGGCAAAATCGCAAAAGGTTCGGGTTTATCTGGTTATGCTGGGAGATAATGGCAAGAACGGAAAAAGGTTCGGATGCGAGGATAGTCTGGTGCCTGTCACACGCGCCATTGCGCCAACACAGACGCCGTTACGTGCGGCTCTGCAGGAACTTCTGTTGATGCCACCGACCTCCAGTTCCAATCCGGCATTGTCAAATTACTGGAAAGGACGCAATCTCCGCGTGCAGAGTGTTTCTCTCCATCGCGGGTTGGCGACAATTCATATCTCCGGTGACATTTATGTAGCCGGTATCTGCGACCAACCACGTATCCTTTCACAGATTGAGGCTACAGTCCGTCAATTTAAGTCAGTGAAGAAAGTGCGTGTATTTCTTGACAACCGTCCCTTAGCAGAAGCGATTAGCTAA
- the rplL gene encoding 50S ribosomal protein L7/L12: protein MASEKVSQIMETLQGLTLLEFNELKETFKETFGVVAAVAAAPAAGGGGGGGADAAPAEEQTEFTVSIKDAGAQKIQVIKAVREVVAGLGLKEAKDLVDGAPGVIKEGVSKEEAQQMKEKLEAAGASVEVK, encoded by the coding sequence ATGGCAAGCGAAAAAGTGTCGCAAATTATGGAAACGTTGCAGGGTCTGACCTTGCTCGAATTCAACGAACTGAAAGAAACCTTCAAAGAGACCTTCGGCGTAGTCGCAGCGGTCGCAGCAGCTCCAGCAGCTGGTGGCGGCGGTGGCGGTGGCGCAGACGCAGCTCCTGCAGAAGAACAGACCGAATTCACCGTTAGCATCAAAGATGCTGGCGCACAGAAAATCCAGGTCATTAAAGCCGTTCGCGAAGTTGTCGCCGGTCTCGGCTTGAAAGAAGCCAAAGACCTCGTCGATGGCGCTCCTGGCGTTATCAAAGAAGGCGTCAGCAAAGAAGAAGCTCAGCAGATGAAAGAAAAGCTGGAAGCTGCCGGCGCATCTGTCGAAGTCAAATAA
- the rplJ gene encoding 50S ribosomal protein L10, with amino-acid sequence MVEKKYKDKAALVADLNDKLNRASAVVVTEYRGLKAGDLVKLRSALRPSQIEVLVVKNSLFRRAAEGTTSEAISTELAGPTAIALSYGEPAEAAKLLAKGAKDYDKFNLTKGVVDKMVVDDRGLAALATLPSKPEMQSQFAGVLEGFVGEFVYLIEATMREFAGLLEAKADKESASS; translated from the coding sequence ATGGTAGAAAAGAAATACAAAGATAAAGCCGCCCTCGTGGCCGATCTCAACGACAAGTTGAATCGCGCGTCGGCTGTTGTGGTAACCGAATATCGTGGGTTAAAAGCCGGCGATTTGGTTAAGTTGCGTTCGGCATTGCGTCCGTCGCAGATCGAAGTCTTGGTTGTGAAGAACTCGCTCTTCCGCCGCGCCGCAGAAGGCACGACGAGCGAAGCCATTTCAACCGAACTCGCTGGCCCCACCGCGATTGCGCTGTCTTATGGCGAACCCGCAGAAGCCGCGAAGTTGCTGGCCAAAGGCGCCAAAGACTACGACAAGTTCAACCTCACCAAGGGTGTTGTTGATAAAATGGTTGTGGACGACCGCGGTTTAGCTGCTCTGGCGACGTTGCCAAGCAAGCCTGAAATGCAGTCTCAGTTCGCAGGTGTGTTGGAAGGATTCGTCGGAGAGTTTGTCTACCTTATCGAGGCAACGATGCGCGAATTCGCTGGATTACTGGAAGCAAAGGCCGATAAAGAATCGGCTTCTTCATAA